A DNA window from Danio aesculapii chromosome 1, fDanAes4.1, whole genome shotgun sequence contains the following coding sequences:
- the LOC130223338 gene encoding B-cell receptor CD22-like: protein MLTSFRKSVCLMLVMIIKAGVYCQEPVEINYSPPYMCALKGSDVMLSCSLPKNSEENETMWSKVSRETSHLCSDPEKRGGIQCYSKGRHYSITLNNIREADENIYYCRQKRSETWNLGVQLDVTDLQVETKHCVKEGDSVTLSCKSSCSLPEETTFIWYRNTKRLTGETLNNQLHLQSVRSSDAGDYICAVRGEEHLISPTAYLNVEYPPKSVSVFVSGSAVTVSGDSVTLSCSSDSNPPAEIRWLKGETSVGSGRVFSISNISSDHSGEYKCRARNRHGMKYSEAVMLNVNHPPSNISASHPNIKSGVMVQILITVGITTVSISVALMVFIVLFIRHHKKVESPEDPYMTLDPKSRCSEYDTLDIMKRSCENTKSSEGQDPDYYNTIYIKN from the exons ATGTTGACATCTTTCAGAAAGTCGGTTTGTCTTATGTTAGTGATGATCATTAAAGCAG GGGTTTATTGCCAGGAGCCTGTGGAAATAAACTACAGTCCTCCATATATGTGTGCATTAAAAGGCTCTGATGTGATGTTGTCCTGTTCCCTTCCTAAGAACAGTGAAGAGAATGAAACAATGTGGAGCAAAGTTTCACGGGAAACATCTCACTTGTGTTCAGATCCAGAAAAAAGAGGAGGAATTCAGTGTTACAGTAAAGGCAGACATTACAGCATCACTTTGAATAATATAAGGGAAGCTGATGAAAACATCTACTACTGCAGACAAAAGAGGTCAGAAACATGGAATCTGGGAGTTCAGCTGGATGTTACAG ACCTGCAGGTGGAGACAAAACATTGTGTGAAAGAGGGAGATTCAGTCACTCTGAGCTGCAAAAGCAGCTGCTCTCTGCCTGAAGAAACTACATTCATCTGGTACAGAAACACAAAGAGATTAACTGGAGAAACCCTGAATAATCAGCTTCACCTGCAGTCAGTCAGAAGCTCCGATGCTGGAGACTACATATGTGCTGTCAGAGGAGAAGAACATCTGATCTCTCCAACAGCTTATCTTAATGTAGAAT ATCCTCCAAAGAGCGTCTCAGTGTTCGTCAGTGGATCTGCTGTAACAGTGTctggagattcagtgactctgagctgcagcagcgactcaaaccctcctgctgAAATCAGGTGGTTAAAAGGAGAAACATCTGTAGGATCTGGAAGAGTCTTCAGCATCTCAAACATCAGCTCTGATCACAGCGGAGAATACAAGTGTAGAGCCAGAAACAGACATGGAATGAAATACTCTGAAGCAGTGATGCTGAATGTCAATC ATCCACCCAGTAACATCTCAGCATCTCATCCCAACATTAAATCTGGTGTAATGGTACAGATTCTGATCACAGTGGGAATCACTACTGTTTCCATTTCTGTGGCGTTGATGGTTTTCATCGTGCTCTTCATACGACATCATAAAAAG GTGGAGTCTCCTGAAGACCCCTACATGACCCTTGACCCCAAGTCCAGATGCTCTGAATACGACACACTGGAT ATTATGAAGAGATCCTGTGAAAACACGAAGAGCTCTGAAGGACAAGACCCAGATTATTATAATACCATTTATATCAAAAACTGA